A region from the Campylobacter blaseri genome encodes:
- a CDS encoding tetratricopeptide repeat protein, translating into MKKILLITALFGAVQAISAEEVSVFGAGDLTSSNAYGLTENEQVLLENRKKVNTLQREIEVQKQDIIGLRSVVEGLNSQISKLEARIADLEIKTTGRVNKQANNTANTQKKNEKLAVINNKKTTKLTNTSKKTEKVTKNKPEKIIAFDDMKKEDIFISAQELFDNKKYTEAKIRYDYLNSKDYKKAEVNFMLGEILYNQKLYSGAIEKYRNSIQIKDNAEYMPTLLYHSGLSLEKIGDTTSANKFFTVLKSQYPNSEQAKSLK; encoded by the coding sequence ATGAAAAAAATATTACTAATAACGGCTCTTTTTGGAGCCGTTCAAGCTATTTCTGCAGAAGAAGTTTCTGTTTTTGGTGCTGGTGATTTAACATCATCTAATGCATATGGATTAACAGAGAATGAACAAGTTCTTTTAGAAAATAGAAAAAAAGTAAATACTCTTCAAAGAGAAATTGAAGTACAAAAACAAGATATTATAGGCTTGAGAAGTGTTGTTGAAGGATTAAATTCTCAAATTTCTAAATTAGAAGCTAGAATAGCAGATTTAGAGATAAAAACAACCGGAAGAGTAAACAAACAAGCAAATAATACCGCAAACACTCAAAAAAAAAATGAAAAATTAGCAGTAATTAATAATAAAAAAACTACTAAGTTAACAAATACTTCTAAAAAAACAGAAAAAGTTACTAAAAATAAACCTGAAAAAATTATAGCATTTGATGATATGAAAAAAGAAGATATATTTATCAGTGCACAAGAATTATTTGACAATAAAAAATATACAGAGGCTAAGATACGCTACGATTATCTAAATTCTAAAGACTATAAAAAAGCAGAGGTGAATTTTATGTTGGGTGAAATTTTATATAATCAAAAATTATACTCTGGTGCGATAGAAAAATATAGAAACAGCATTCAGATAAAAGATAATGCTGAATATATGCCAACTCTTTTATATCATAGTGGTTTAAGCTTGGAAAAGATTGGTGATACAACAAGTGCTAATAAGTTTTTTACTGTCTTAAAATCACAATATCCAAATAGCGAACAAGCTAAATCTTTAAAATAG
- a CDS encoding OmpA family protein: protein MKKIVLTTLAVAALMISGCSKKTPEIDMSQQTMTDAQRMAKVASQIQNQVQNVYFDFDKYSIKPEMKSVVNSNAALFNQTGAEFINVKVEGNCDEWGTDEYNYALGLKRAKAAKDALVAEGVNPNRISVVSYGESNPVCTDKTKSCDAQNRRDEFKVSF from the coding sequence ATGAAAAAAATTGTTTTAACCACACTAGCAGTAGCTGCTCTAATGATTTCAGGATGTAGTAAAAAAACTCCAGAAATAGATATGAGTCAACAAACTATGACAGATGCACAAAGAATGGCAAAAGTTGCATCTCAAATACAAAACCAAGTTCAAAATGTATATTTTGACTTTGATAAGTATAGTATCAAGCCAGAAATGAAATCAGTAGTAAACAGCAATGCTGCTTTATTCAACCAAACAGGTGCAGAATTTATCAACGTTAAAGTTGAAGGAAACTGCGATGAGTGGGGTACTGATGAGTATAACTATGCGCTAGGTCTTAAAAGAGCAAAAGCTGCTAAAGATGCATTGGTTGCTGAAGGTGTAAACCCTAATAGAATTTCTGTAGTAAGCTATGGTGAAAGTAACCCAGTGTGTACAGATAAAACTAAGTCTTGCGACGCTCAAAACAGACGTGATGAGTTTAAAGTTAGTTTTTAA
- the tolB gene encoding Tol-Pal system protein TolB: protein MRKIIIIFSFCVALFANDATTTIVNQGVSLPKVIVQDSSTLENANLKDKFFKIIIGDLKVGATFDVSDAYSVSSFDGDHTTNIVDNATFIVRYSLSGNELSSINLDLKVLSAQNGKIVYESNNNIKDGRKYPFLAHKAISEVISKIGYANVDWMNKMVLISKYTSAKTSDIIVADYTLTYQQVVLSGGFNIFPKWASAEQREFYYTAYINGNIPTIFKYNISNNRKSRIIEGQGMLAVSDVSSDGTKLAITDAPNDQPDIFVYDLRSGKKDRITTYPGIDVSGNFVDNDEKIVFVSDRLGYPNVFMKNINGGNVEQMVYHGRNNNSISTNGNYIAYSSREEGGVFNLYLISTQTDYIRQLTAGGKNLFPRFSQDGGTIMYIKDSNYQSAVGLIRVNENKGFIFPLKLGKIQSLDW, encoded by the coding sequence GTGAGAAAAATAATAATAATTTTTTCTTTTTGTGTAGCGCTTTTTGCAAACGATGCTACTACAACGATAGTAAACCAAGGGGTTTCTTTGCCAAAAGTCATAGTGCAAGACTCATCTACTTTAGAAAATGCAAATTTAAAAGATAAATTTTTTAAAATAATAATAGGTGATTTAAAAGTTGGAGCGACTTTTGATGTTAGCGATGCTTATTCTGTAAGCTCTTTTGATGGAGACCATACTACTAATATAGTAGATAATGCAACTTTTATAGTTAGATATAGCCTTAGTGGCAATGAGTTATCATCAATAAACTTGGATTTAAAAGTTTTATCTGCTCAAAATGGAAAAATAGTCTATGAGTCAAACAATAATATTAAAGATGGTAGAAAATATCCATTTTTAGCACATAAAGCAATATCTGAAGTTATTAGTAAGATTGGCTATGCTAATGTTGACTGGATGAACAAGATGGTTTTGATATCTAAATATACTTCGGCAAAAACAAGTGATATAATAGTTGCAGACTATACTTTAACATATCAGCAAGTAGTTTTAAGTGGAGGGTTTAATATATTTCCAAAATGGGCTTCAGCTGAACAAAGAGAGTTTTATTACACAGCATATATAAATGGCAATATCCCAACTATATTTAAATATAATATTTCAAACAATAGAAAAAGTAGAATAATAGAAGGGCAAGGAATGCTTGCTGTTTCTGATGTTAGTAGTGACGGTACAAAGCTTGCAATTACAGATGCACCAAATGATCAACCAGATATATTTGTATATGATTTGCGAAGTGGTAAAAAAGATAGAATAACCACATATCCGGGAATTGATGTAAGTGGAAATTTTGTGGATAATGATGAAAAAATTGTATTTGTTAGTGATAGGCTAGGATACCCAAATGTCTTTATGAAAAACATAAATGGTGGAAATGTTGAACAAATGGTATATCATGGAAGAAATAATAATTCAATTAGCACCAATGGAAACTATATAGCTTACTCAAGTCGTGAAGAGGGTGGAGTTTTTAATCTATATTTGATATCTACTCAGACAGATTACATTAGGCAACTAACCGCTGGTGGAAAAAATTTGTTTCCAAGATTTTCACAAGATGGCGGAACTATAATGTATATAAAAGACTCTAATTACCAAAGTGCAGTTGGATTAATAAGAGTAAATGAGAATAAAGGGTTTATTTTTCCACTAAAACTTGGTAAAATTCAATCTTTAGATTGGTAA
- a CDS encoding TonB C-terminal domain-containing protein, whose translation MNGSKYSFLNLISLITSIGIYLGAVSLILFFSYSSKILENSIKYTKDKDAYMDIYVMDIDDSLNALATANEASKTEEKLQKSNDSIEEESIKTTHKKVSEVIEKSENKKQETIEAPKKIEEKPKENLLDLFNSADKKKLEEARKKEEEKIQSRKKSDKKTNLKDRNISSKQVAKTKGDKASGRSQRTGVYNKFIGEVDGMLTGIWSTYRAMPNQDALVEITINPNGRATYRILELSYSTEFNQKLRDFLSRVEAITFSKPPDGKAYTHKYKMKDLIP comes from the coding sequence ATGAACGGTAGCAAATACAGCTTTTTAAATTTAATCTCACTTATTACTAGTATTGGAATATATCTAGGGGCTGTTTCTTTGATACTATTTTTTTCATATTCAAGTAAAATTTTAGAAAACTCTATTAAATACACAAAAGACAAAGACGCATATATGGACATATATGTAATGGATATAGATGATTCTTTAAATGCTCTTGCTACTGCAAATGAGGCTAGTAAAACAGAGGAAAAGTTGCAAAAATCTAACGATAGTATAGAAGAGGAAAGTATTAAAACAACACATAAAAAAGTAAGTGAAGTTATTGAAAAATCAGAAAATAAAAAACAAGAGACTATAGAAGCGCCAAAAAAAATAGAAGAAAAACCAAAAGAAAATTTACTGGATTTATTTAATAGCGCAGATAAGAAAAAACTAGAAGAGGCAAGAAAAAAGGAAGAGGAAAAAATCCAAAGCCGTAAAAAAAGCGATAAAAAGACAAATTTAAAAGATAGAAATATAAGCAGTAAGCAAGTAGCCAAGACAAAAGGTGACAAGGCTAGCGGTAGGTCACAAAGAACAGGTGTATATAATAAATTTATTGGCGAAGTTGATGGAATGTTAACAGGCATTTGGAGCACTTACCGTGCTATGCCAAATCAAGATGCATTGGTTGAAATTACTATTAATCCTAATGGCAGGGCGACATATAGAATTTTAGAACTTTCATACAGCACCGAGTTTAATCAAAAGTTAAGAGATTTTTTATCTAGAGTAGAAGCAATTACCTTTTCTAAACCACCAGATGGAAAAGCTTATACCCATAAGTATAAAATGAAAGATTTAATACCTTAA
- a CDS encoding ExbD/TolR family protein: MYNINNDTPELNITPLVDIMLVLLAILIVTTPAIIYEEQIALPDGSKKNISENKKTDMVVRIDSNKKVFLDNTPMALNEFPDNLALSISRYDLNAPVFIQADKNLIYNDVMFVLKILKEAGFTKVALQTAG, from the coding sequence ATGTACAATATAAATAACGATACTCCAGAACTAAACATAACTCCCTTGGTTGATATAATGCTAGTATTACTTGCCATTTTAATAGTAACAACCCCGGCAATTATATATGAAGAGCAAATAGCACTCCCTGATGGCTCCAAAAAAAATATTTCTGAAAACAAAAAAACGGATATGGTTGTTAGAATTGATTCTAATAAAAAGGTATTTTTAGATAATACTCCTATGGCATTAAACGAGTTTCCAGATAATTTAGCACTTTCAATTTCTAGATACGATTTAAACGCTCCTGTTTTTATACAAGCAGATAAAAACTTAATATATAATGATGTTATGTTTGTGTTAAAAATCTTAAAAGAAGCAGGTTTTACTAAAGTAGCATTACAAACAGCTGGATAA
- a CDS encoding MotA/TolQ/ExbB proton channel family protein: MFDILLSYISRSTFITIFVLSWLSIYFILTFSILISKMIYLSSWIYRENKALESLLLGSKNINIPSILRKCIKGNITKEKLDVCISMSEKNATSGLTWLSIIASTSPFIGLFGTVVSILDTFANMGSGNAGLSVIAPAISEALVATGAGIFVAIPAYTFHLLIKRKAYEVINIIKRSADVILFNNKDQI; this comes from the coding sequence ATATTTGATATCCTTTTGAGCTATATTTCAAGAAGCACATTTATAACAATATTTGTGCTTTCTTGGCTCTCTATTTATTTTATACTAACTTTTTCTATTTTGATTTCAAAAATGATATATCTAAGCTCTTGGATATATAGAGAAAACAAAGCTTTGGAGTCGCTTTTGCTTGGCTCTAAAAACATAAACATACCATCTATTTTGCGAAAATGTATTAAAGGCAATATAACAAAAGAAAAACTAGATGTTTGTATATCTATGTCAGAAAAAAATGCTACAAGCGGACTTACATGGTTATCTATTATAGCTTCAACATCTCCATTTATAGGACTTTTTGGCACAGTTGTATCAATACTGGATACATTTGCAAATATGGGTAGTGGAAATGCTGGGCTTTCTGTGATTGCTCCTGCAATTAGCGAAGCTTTAGTTGCTACTGGTGCTGGTATATTTGTGGCAATCCCTGCTTATACTTTTCATCTATTGATTAAAAGAAAGGCTTATGAGGTTATTAATATTATAAAAAGATCAGCAGATGTGATTTTATTTAATAATAAAGATCAAATTTAG
- the atpC gene encoding ATP synthase F1 subunit epsilon, translating to MNDKFHLEIVTPTGIVFSDSVKSVQLPGSEGEFGVLPGHAAITTLLSSGLIEIVDLNDEKDIVAISWGYVKVDESKVTVLADGAVYIGGKDNSSIAESMEKAKELIESMGADNVNYANTISRMETHIRVK from the coding sequence ATGAATGATAAATTTCATTTAGAGATTGTTACTCCAACCGGAATAGTTTTCTCTGATAGTGTAAAATCTGTTCAGCTTCCTGGTAGTGAAGGTGAATTTGGTGTTTTGCCAGGACATGCTGCTATAACTACTCTTCTTAGTTCAGGACTAATTGAGATAGTTGATTTAAATGATGAAAAAGATATTGTAGCTATTAGTTGGGGTTATGTAAAAGTTGATGAATCTAAAGTGACAGTTTTAGCAGATGGAGCTGTTTACATAGGTGGAAAAGATAATAGTTCAATTGCCGAATCTATGGAGAAGGCAAAAGAACTTATTGAATCTATGGGTGCCGATAATGTAAACTATGCTAATACAATATCTAGAATGGAAACTCATATAAGGGTAAAATAG
- the atpD gene encoding F0F1 ATP synthase subunit beta: MKGVISQILGPVVDVDFGEYLPEINEAIEVLFDVEGEKRRLVLEVAAHLGDGKVRTIAMDMSDGLRRGLEVTALGGPISVPVGEKVLGRIFNVVGDVIDEQEEGEFDTKWSIHRDPPTFEDQSTKSEIFETGIKVVDLLAPYSKGGKVGLFGGAGVGKTVIIMELIHNVAFKHSGYSIFAGVGERTREGNDLYNEMKDSGVLDKVALCYGQMNEPPGARNRIAFTGLTMAEYFRDEMGLDVLMFIDNIFRFSQAGSEMSALLGRIPSAVGYQPTLASEMGKLQERITSTKKGSITSVQAVYVPADDLTDPAPAAVFAHLDATTVLNRSIAEKGIYPAVDPLDSTSRMLDPQIVGEEHYKVARGVQSVLQKYRDLQDIIAILGMDELSEEDKVIVDRARKIERYLSQPFFVAEIFTGSPGKYITLEETIEGFKGIIEGKYDDLPEAAFYMVGNIEEAVQKAQTLKA, translated from the coding sequence ATGAAAGGTGTTATTAGTCAGATTTTAGGACCTGTTGTTGACGTTGATTTTGGTGAATATTTACCAGAAATCAACGAAGCAATAGAGGTCTTATTTGATGTAGAGGGCGAGAAAAGAAGACTTGTTTTAGAAGTTGCTGCTCATTTAGGTGATGGCAAGGTTAGAACAATTGCTATGGATATGAGTGATGGTCTAAGAAGAGGGCTAGAGGTTACTGCTCTTGGAGGTCCTATTTCAGTTCCTGTTGGTGAAAAAGTTCTTGGAAGAATTTTTAATGTTGTTGGCGATGTTATAGATGAGCAAGAAGAAGGTGAGTTTGATACAAAATGGTCAATTCATAGAGATCCACCAACATTTGAAGACCAAAGTACAAAAAGTGAAATTTTTGAGACCGGTATTAAAGTAGTTGACCTTTTAGCGCCATATTCAAAAGGTGGTAAGGTAGGCTTGTTTGGTGGTGCTGGTGTTGGTAAAACAGTTATCATTATGGAGCTTATTCATAACGTTGCTTTTAAACATAGTGGATATTCTATATTCGCTGGTGTTGGTGAAAGAACAAGAGAGGGTAATGACCTTTATAATGAGATGAAAGATTCTGGGGTTTTAGATAAAGTTGCCTTGTGCTATGGGCAAATGAATGAACCGCCAGGGGCAAGAAATAGAATTGCATTTACAGGACTTACAATGGCTGAGTATTTTAGAGATGAAATGGGTCTTGATGTGCTTATGTTTATTGATAATATCTTTAGATTCTCACAAGCAGGTTCTGAGATGTCAGCACTTTTAGGAAGAATTCCTTCAGCCGTTGGATATCAGCCAACCCTAGCTAGCGAAATGGGTAAGCTTCAAGAGAGAATTACATCAACGAAAAAAGGTTCAATCACATCAGTTCAAGCTGTATATGTTCCAGCAGACGACTTAACTGACCCTGCACCAGCAGCTGTATTTGCTCACCTTGATGCGACAACTGTTTTAAATAGATCTATCGCTGAAAAAGGTATTTATCCTGCTGTTGATCCGCTTGATTCAACTTCAAGAATGCTTGATCCTCAAATTGTTGGCGAGGAGCATTATAAAGTAGCAAGAGGTGTTCAGTCTGTTCTTCAAAAATATAGAGATTTGCAAGATATTATTGCAATCTTAGGTATGGATGAGCTTAGCGAAGAAGACAAAGTAATAGTTGATAGAGCTAGAAAAATTGAAAGATACCTATCACAACCATTCTTTGTTGCTGAAATTTTTACAGGAAGTCCAGGAAAATATATAACGCTAGAAGAAACCATTGAAGGCTTTAAAGGAATTATTGAAGGTAAGTATGATGATTTACCAGAAGCGGCTTTTTATATGGTTGGTAATATTGAAGAAGCTGTGCAAAAAGCACAAACGTTAAAAGCTTAA
- the atpG gene encoding ATP synthase F1 subunit gamma translates to MANLKDIKRQIQSVKNTEKTTKAMKLVSNVKLRKAKMVAEQSSAYAVKINEMLSEVALYMKNMSEESGINRYFYKGEEIKVVDIIFITSDKGLCGGFNVQTIKTIRDLIKEYQDKKVKIRLRAIGKKGIEYFTFQEIELYEKYIGVSSAPTYEKGQEIIKDAIADYLKGETDKVVLVHNGYKNMISQEIRINDIAPIEPPETKSAEDNSLMEFEPAHNAEKILEELIEKYLEYSMYYALVDSLAAEHSARMNAMENATNNAQERVYDLNLAYNKARQSSITTELIEIISGVESMK, encoded by the coding sequence ATGGCAAATTTAAAAGATATTAAAAGACAAATTCAAAGTGTTAAAAACACTGAAAAAACAACAAAAGCCATGAAATTGGTTTCTAATGTTAAACTTAGAAAAGCAAAAATGGTTGCTGAACAGTCAAGTGCGTATGCTGTTAAGATTAACGAAATGTTAAGCGAAGTTGCATTATATATGAAAAATATGTCAGAAGAGTCTGGGATAAATCGCTATTTTTATAAAGGTGAAGAGATAAAAGTAGTTGATATTATATTTATCACTTCTGATAAAGGTTTATGTGGTGGATTTAATGTCCAAACTATAAAAACTATTAGAGATTTAATTAAAGAGTATCAAGATAAAAAAGTGAAGATTAGACTTCGCGCTATTGGGAAAAAAGGTATTGAATACTTTACTTTTCAAGAGATTGAGCTATATGAAAAATATATAGGAGTAAGTTCAGCCCCTACATATGAAAAAGGCCAAGAGATAATCAAAGATGCGATTGCTGATTATTTAAAAGGTGAAACAGACAAGGTTGTTTTGGTGCATAATGGGTATAAAAATATGATATCGCAAGAAATTAGAATTAACGATATTGCCCCTATTGAGCCACCAGAAACTAAGAGTGCTGAAGATAATTCTTTAATGGAGTTTGAGCCAGCACATAATGCTGAGAAAATTCTTGAAGAACTTATTGAAAAGTATTTAGAGTATAGTATGTATTATGCCTTGGTTGATAGTTTGGCAGCAGAACATAGCGCTAGAATGAATGCTATGGAAAATGCTACAAATAATGCACAAGAGCGAGTATATGATTTAAATCTTGCATATAACAAAGCAAGGCAAAGTTCTATTACCACTGAATTGATTGAAATTATCAGTGGTGTTGAATCAATGAAATAA
- the atpA gene encoding F0F1 ATP synthase subunit alpha — translation MSSKIKADEISSIIKERIENFDISVDIEETGKVVTIGDGVASVYGLKNVMANEMVEFENGVQGIALNLEESTVGVVVLGDISGITEGSTVKRLGKLLRVPVGDAMIGRVVNALGEPIDGKGPIEAKESRFIEEKAKGIMARKSVHEPLQTGLKSIDALVPIGRGQRELIIGDRQTGKTTVAIDTIINQKGQDVVCVYVAIGQKQSTVAQIVKKLEEYGAMEYTIVVSAGASEPASLQYLAPYAGCAMGEYFRDNSRHALIVYDDLSKHAVAYREISLILRRPPGREAYPGDVFYLHSRLLERASKLNDELGAGSLTALPIIETQAGDVSAYIPTNVISITDGQIFLETSLFNSGIRPAINVGLSVSRVGGSAQIKAIKKVSGTLRLDLAQYRELQAFAQFASDLDESSRRQLERGEKMVEILKQPPYSPLPVEKQVVIIFTGSNGYLDDIPTSSINKFENELYPYIEARYPEIFDNIRNKKALDKDIEETLVKAIKEFKSTFLIE, via the coding sequence GTGAGTTCTAAAATAAAAGCTGATGAAATCAGCAGCATTATAAAAGAGCGAATTGAAAATTTCGACATTAGTGTAGATATAGAAGAGACTGGTAAAGTTGTAACTATCGGCGATGGGGTTGCTAGTGTTTACGGTCTTAAAAATGTTATGGCTAACGAAATGGTCGAATTTGAAAATGGCGTTCAGGGTATAGCACTTAACTTAGAGGAGAGCACAGTTGGTGTTGTTGTTCTTGGAGACATATCCGGAATAACAGAGGGAAGTACTGTAAAAAGACTTGGAAAACTTCTTCGCGTTCCTGTTGGTGATGCTATGATAGGAAGAGTTGTTAATGCTCTTGGTGAACCTATAGATGGAAAAGGACCAATTGAAGCAAAAGAAAGTAGATTTATTGAGGAAAAAGCTAAAGGAATTATGGCTAGAAAATCTGTTCATGAACCACTTCAAACTGGACTTAAGTCTATAGATGCTCTTGTTCCAATTGGTAGAGGTCAAAGAGAGCTTATAATTGGCGACAGGCAAACAGGTAAAACTACCGTTGCAATTGACACTATAATCAATCAAAAAGGTCAAGATGTTGTATGTGTGTATGTTGCTATTGGACAAAAACAATCAACCGTTGCGCAAATAGTTAAAAAATTAGAAGAGTATGGTGCTATGGAGTATACTATAGTTGTATCTGCAGGAGCTAGTGAGCCAGCATCACTTCAATATCTTGCTCCATATGCTGGTTGTGCAATGGGCGAGTATTTTAGAGATAATTCAAGGCATGCTCTTATTGTTTATGATGATTTAAGTAAACACGCTGTGGCTTACCGTGAAATATCACTTATCCTTAGAAGACCACCAGGACGTGAAGCATATCCAGGTGATGTTTTTTATCTTCACTCAAGACTTCTTGAAAGAGCTAGTAAGTTAAATGATGAACTAGGTGCTGGTAGTTTAACTGCTTTACCTATCATTGAAACACAAGCTGGAGATGTATCTGCTTATATTCCAACAAATGTTATATCTATTACAGATGGTCAAATTTTCCTTGAAACAAGTCTGTTTAACTCAGGTATTAGACCTGCTATTAATGTTGGTTTATCTGTTTCTAGAGTTGGAGGATCGGCACAAATTAAAGCTATTAAAAAAGTTTCAGGTACTCTAAGACTAGATCTTGCACAATATAGAGAGCTACAGGCGTTTGCTCAATTTGCAAGCGATTTGGATGAGAGCAGTAGAAGACAACTTGAAAGAGGTGAAAAAATGGTTGAAATATTAAAACAACCTCCTTATTCTCCACTTCCAGTAGAAAAACAAGTTGTTATTATATTTACTGGATCTAATGGTTATCTAGATGATATTCCAACTAGTTCAATAAATAAATTTGAAAATGAGCTATACCCTTACATAGAAGCTAGATATCCAGAGATATTTGATAATATAAGAAACAAAAAAGCTTTAGATAAAGATATTGAAGAGACACTAGTTAAAGCAATAAAAGAATTTAAATCAACTTTTTTGATCGAGTAA
- a CDS encoding F0F1 ATP synthase subunit delta: protein MSKIVAERYAKALIEKFDNKELESIIKNLKVIVMAFASNKFKIIIDYPIVSSKKKEELVLSLFDKEKLSKEFINFLKILSENKRFDLVPDILERLETKIRSLKNSYTGKVYSSNTISDKEILDMEKLFSEKFKSEIKLEKVQKDFNGIKVTFDELGVEINFSMDRLKHDLSNYILKAI, encoded by the coding sequence ATGAGTAAAATAGTTGCAGAAAGATATGCAAAAGCATTAATAGAAAAATTTGATAATAAAGAGCTAGAGAGCATAATAAAAAATTTAAAAGTAATTGTAATGGCTTTTGCAAGTAATAAATTTAAAATTATTATAGATTATCCTATTGTTTCTAGTAAGAAAAAAGAAGAGCTAGTTCTGTCTTTGTTCGATAAGGAAAAACTATCAAAAGAGTTTATTAATTTTTTAAAGATACTATCAGAAAATAAAAGATTTGATTTGGTTCCAGATATTTTAGAAAGATTAGAAACTAAAATAAGATCTTTAAAAAATAGCTATACTGGAAAAGTATACTCTTCAAATACTATTTCTGATAAAGAAATTTTAGATATGGAAAAGCTTTTTTCAGAAAAATTTAAGTCTGAAATAAAACTTGAAAAGGTTCAAAAGGATTTTAATGGAATTAAAGTTACCTTTGATGAACTTGGTGTTGAGATTAATTTCTCAATGGATAGATTAAAACATGATTTAAGTAATTATATATTAAAAGCAATATAA
- a CDS encoding ParB/RepB/Spo0J family partition protein, giving the protein MAKIKKSGLGRGLDAILGDVELAYSKELEKGKKELILEIDVSRIKPNPYQPRTTFDEKAIKELSESIKRHGLIQPIIVFQKDDDYILIAGERRLRAVKLLGLKNIKAIVADIESKNLRELALIENIQRQDLTPLELATSYKELIDEYKITQDDLAEIIKKSRSQITNTLRLLSLSQDTKKALEEGKITQGHAKVLIGLSSKDETEVLNTIIGQKLNVRQTESLVKKIKNQDLDKKDKTEEKYKDFHHEMDELKTKFKNFGFNRIKIKNNKISIEFEEIAEIKKLISKFN; this is encoded by the coding sequence ATGGCAAAAATTAAAAAAAGTGGTTTAGGTAGAGGTCTTGATGCCATATTGGGTGATGTTGAGTTAGCATATAGCAAAGAGTTGGAAAAAGGGAAGAAGGAGTTAATCTTAGAAATAGATGTTTCTAGGATAAAGCCAAATCCATATCAGCCAAGAACTACTTTTGATGAAAAAGCCATTAAAGAACTTAGTGAATCTATTAAAAGACATGGGTTAATTCAGCCAATCATAGTTTTTCAAAAAGATGATGATTATATTCTAATTGCAGGAGAAAGAAGACTAAGAGCTGTTAAGCTTTTGGGACTTAAAAACATAAAAGCAATTGTTGCCGACATTGAATCTAAAAATTTAAGAGAATTAGCTTTGATAGAAAATATTCAAAGACAAGATTTAACTCCTTTAGAGTTAGCTACTTCATATAAAGAACTTATAGATGAGTATAAAATAACTCAAGATGATTTGGCTGAAATTATTAAAAAATCTAGATCACAAATCACAAATACCCTTAGATTACTAAGCTTAAGCCAAGATACTAAAAAAGCTTTAGAAGAGGGTAAGATAACACAGGGTCATGCCAAGGTTTTAATTGGATTAAGCAGTAAAGATGAAACCGAAGTTTTAAATACAATAATAGGTCAAAAATTAAATGTTAGACAGACAGAGAGTTTAGTTAAAAAGATAAAAAACCAAGATTTAGACAAAAAAGACAAAACAGAAGAAAAATACAAAGATTTTCACCATGAAATGGATGAATTAAAAACTAAATTTAAAAATTTTGGATTTAATAGAATAAAAATTAAAAATAACAAAATTTCTATTGAATTTGAGGAAATTGCTGAAATAAAAAAACTAATATCCAAATTCAACTAA